The Bradysia coprophila strain Holo2 chromosome X unlocalized genomic scaffold, BU_Bcop_v1 contig_12, whole genome shotgun sequence genome window below encodes:
- the LOC119067246 gene encoding uncharacterized protein LOC119067246 produces MAYRLVKLLTNLRFSSEASNAIQRFNSCHSLVNVPATQCTAIDNGRRVAAKDSNAQTGTVGHYTDTGSRYEDASNNGVAHISENMASQGRSKRSPTDLKGDVVLNASYTSRDPTFRTSTFHRAYCNSKSSVPSFINMPIQNNSPKLNSISRHMSSYTSLTSVKIEQLQEIDGVNIDDVIRNEIENINEMIKVRELRMSVINEIYESLCKLISLLGVPTINTKESDKNFFVGSVLFSIAAFIRKEYQYDLSVQSEAPLKDFNIHMRGRMDFVVTDGKRKLVVIECKRHNADFGLVQCILALKHIYDTNNDGGDTFGFTTNGLEWRFVKYNGDSEPKVKLFEKQVLITTYMHLPVRKERWMEHNTLILHIIFAAILSALNPTSIKLTEDTVTVTSSP; encoded by the exons ATGGCTTACAGATTAGTaaaattgttgacaaatttgCGATTTTCGTCTGAGGCTAGCAATGCAATCCAA CGTTTCAATTCTTGTCATTCCCTAGTCAATGTTCCAGCAACTCAATGTACTGCGATAGACAACGGTCGACGAGTAGCTGCCAAAGATTCGAATGCACAGACTGGTACTGTTGGTCATTACACTGACACTGGCTCGAGGTATGAAGATGCTTCAAACAATGGCGTTGCCCACatttcggaaaatatggcatcTCAAGGAAGATCCAAACGCTCGCCAACTGACTTAAAAGGGGATGTAGTTCTGAACGCTAGTTACACTTCTCGGGATCCGACATTTAGAACATCAACATTTCATAGGGCTTATTGCAACAGTAAATCATCGGTGCCATCATTCATCAATATgccaattcaaaataattcaccgaaattgaattcaatttcccGTCATAT GTCATCTTACACATCATTAACGTCCGTTAAAATCGAACAGCTGCAAGAGATCGACGGTGTGAATATTGATGACGTTATTAGAAACGAAATCGAGAACATAAACGAAATGATTAAGGTGCGAGAGTTGCGGATGTCGgtgataaatgaaatttatgagTCTCTGTGCAAGTTAATCTCGTTACTTGGTGTGCCTACAATCAATACGAAAGAAAGTGATAAGAACTTTTTCGTGGGCTCCGTACTATTTAGCATCGCGGCATTCATTCGAAAAGAATACCAATACGATTTGTCTGTGCAAAGCGAAGCACCACTCAAAGATTTCAATATTCACATGAGGGGGCGCATGGATTTCGTGGTGACGGATGGTAAGCGAAAACTAGTCGTAATCGAATGTAAGCGACACAATGCCGATTTTGGACTGGTACAGTGCATCCTTGCACTGAAACACATCTACGATACGAACAATGATGGCGGTGATACGTTCGGATTTACAACGAATGGCCTAGAGTGGAGATTTGTGAAATATAACGGTGACAGTGAACCGAAAGTGAAACTGTTCGAGAAACAGGTTCTCATCACAACGTACATGCATCTGCCCGTAAGGAAGGAACGCTGGATGGAGCACAACACTCTCATTTTACATATCATTTTTGCGGCGATTTTATCGGCTTTAAATCCAACGTCAATCAAATTGACGGAGGATACAGTTACAGTGACATCGTCACCATAA
- the LOC119067249 gene encoding uncharacterized protein LOC119067249, protein MRSIVELIGITDKIIPTFPGEKYTEADLHKFLKGCEIALEIGRPEEQGNILECIKRKLTGEAYLEVKYEKCVTYGQIKKLLISKYKKPYSFKDCQKDLWNCKQAQNESLECFLLKVQTLYRLGCEAVESEYQNQLEIEFYDKMLEKEAVYAMKMGLLRTDITEHMVLHCRPAPDNIKDTMKLALEYEKDFAEIIPNGVNEKERAEAAPNTVNWKNMGHTQDYLEELSRLRHDLKSMLAEIYSLRNGNKLNVVKEGSCESETTRETMKIAKECYICNEKGHVARTCPRRLLCRRCGGEKHNFRGCKRKITDDQKL, encoded by the coding sequence ATGAGAAGTATTGTTGAGTTGATTGGAATAACTGACAAAATCATACCAACGTTCCCTGGTGAAAAATATACAGAGGCGGACTTACACAAGTTTTTAAAAGGATGTGAAATTGCGTTGGAGATAGGAAGACCCGAAGAGCAAGGAAACATCCTGGAATGTATTAAAAGGAAACTGACTGGAGAAGCTTATCTAGAAGTGAAGTATGAGAAGTGTGTGACGTATGGACAAATAAAAAAGCTGCTGATttcgaaatataaaaaaccATACTCATTCAAAGACTGTCAAAAAGATCTATGGAATTGCAAACAGGCACAGAATGAGAGCTTGGAATGCTTTTTACTGAAAGTGCAAACTCTTTATAGATTGGGTTGTGAAGCAGTCGAATCAGAATACCAAAATCAgcttgaaattgaattctacGACAAAATGTTGGAGAAAGAAGCCGTTTATGCAATGAAAATGGGTTTGTTGAGGACAGATATTACCGAGCACATGGTTTTACACTGTAGACCAGCACCTGACAACATCAAAGATACGATGAAACTTGCCCTGGAATATGAAAAAGATTTTGCGGAAATAATACCAAATGGGGTCAACGAAAAAGAACGGGCAGAAGCGGCGCCAAATACAGTCAACTGGAAGAACATGGGTCACACACAGGACTACTTGGAAGAATTATCGCGTTTGCGTCACGATTTGAAGTCAATGCTAGCTGAAATATACTCGTTGCGCAATGGGAACAAATTGAATGTTGTTAAGGAAGGATCGTGCGAAAGCGAGACTACACGTGAAACTATGAAAATCGCGAAAGAATGCTATATTTGCAACGAAAAGGGGCATGTTGCTAGAACATGTCCGAGGAGACTTCTATGTCGTCGCTGTGGGGGAGAGAAACACAACTTCAGAGGGTGCAAACGTAAAATAACTGACGATCAAAAATTGTGA